Proteins encoded in a region of the Marinococcus sp. PL1-022 genome:
- a CDS encoding OFA family MFS transporter: MEADRNRWLMALSAIAIHLSIGSVYAYSVYQNPLNESLGWNISDVTLAFTIAIFFLGMSAASLGFFVEKYGPRISAAIAAVLFGAGTMGAGLAVQLESLPLFIGSYGVLGGIGLGIGYISPVSTLVMWFPDRRGMATGMAVMGFGAGALITSPLAEWLMNAVSIPGAFYILGASYFVLMLAGASYMKKPPKDWMPKGYKKEDLQTNQKGGDLAQLSAKEALRTMRFYLLWLVMFINISSGIMLLAVASNMTQTITGTSAALAATIVGVMGFFNGGGRIVWASLSDYLGRTNTFTIFFLIQIVAFFLLPLTTNVVLLAILLFIIITCYGGGFACLPAYIGDLFGTKQLGAIHGFLLTAWALAGVAGPTAVSSIVSATGSYALSFYLFNILLVVALAAMIVMRFNIKKVRKNKEQESTEAAKA, translated from the coding sequence ATGGAAGCAGATCGAAATCGTTGGTTGATGGCATTATCAGCCATAGCGATTCATTTATCGATTGGTTCGGTGTATGCGTACAGTGTGTACCAGAATCCGCTGAATGAGTCGCTTGGCTGGAACATTTCCGACGTAACACTCGCATTTACGATTGCAATTTTCTTCTTGGGGATGTCGGCCGCTTCACTCGGATTTTTTGTAGAAAAATACGGGCCGAGGATCTCAGCTGCCATCGCAGCCGTGCTGTTTGGTGCCGGAACAATGGGGGCCGGCCTTGCGGTACAGCTTGAAAGTCTGCCATTATTTATTGGTTCTTACGGCGTTCTTGGCGGCATCGGCCTTGGCATTGGGTACATATCCCCGGTTTCTACGCTTGTTATGTGGTTTCCAGACCGTCGGGGGATGGCTACTGGGATGGCAGTTATGGGTTTTGGCGCCGGAGCGCTTATTACAAGTCCCTTAGCTGAATGGCTGATGAACGCTGTATCGATCCCGGGGGCATTTTACATTCTTGGCGCCTCGTACTTCGTTCTTATGCTTGCAGGGGCGAGCTACATGAAGAAGCCGCCGAAGGATTGGATGCCTAAAGGCTATAAGAAAGAAGATCTGCAGACGAACCAGAAGGGCGGAGACCTGGCGCAGCTTTCAGCCAAAGAGGCACTGCGGACGATGCGTTTTTACCTGCTGTGGCTCGTGATGTTTATTAACATCTCTTCAGGTATTATGCTGCTTGCAGTGGCATCGAACATGACACAGACCATTACCGGTACCAGCGCAGCATTAGCAGCTACCATAGTGGGAGTAATGGGCTTTTTCAACGGGGGCGGACGGATTGTATGGGCGTCGCTTTCGGACTATCTTGGAAGAACGAATACTTTTACAATATTCTTTCTCATTCAAATCGTGGCCTTTTTCCTTCTCCCGTTAACGACCAACGTTGTGCTGCTTGCAATTCTATTATTTATTATTATTACCTGTTACGGTGGCGGCTTTGCCTGTCTGCCGGCTTATATTGGTGACCTGTTTGGCACGAAACAGCTCGGAGCCATTCACGGCTTTCTTTTAACTGCCTGGGCACTTGCAGGGGTGGCCGGTCCTACAGCCGTATCAAGCATTGTTTCGGCTACAGGAAGCTACGCGCTATCGTTCTATCTGTTTAATATTCTTCTCGTAGTCGCCCTGGCAGCTATGATTGTCATGCGATTTAATATTAAAAAGGTCAGAAAGAACAAAGAACAGGAAAGCACGGAAGCAGCGAAAGCATAA
- a CDS encoding aldo/keto reductase, giving the protein MKQMQLGSSSLQVSNIALGCMRMNELSIDAAEKVFRTAFEAGVNFFDHADVYGGGDSEDIFARAVGMNDDLREKVILQSKAGIRGNSFDFSKSHILNTVDESLKRLQTDYLDVLLLHRPDALMEPGEVAEAFDSLHASGKVRHFGVSNQHPMQIELLKQHVKQDLITNQLQFGLMHSLMIDQGLNVNMKNDAAVMREGGLLEYSQLNNMTVQAWSPFQYGMMEGVFIGNDKFPEVNKKLSELAGRYQVTESAIAAAWILRHPARIQTIVGTMNPERLAGIAEASEITLTREEWYDLYQSAGNELP; this is encoded by the coding sequence ATGAAACAAATGCAGTTAGGCAGCAGTTCGCTTCAAGTATCCAATATAGCACTAGGGTGTATGCGCATGAATGAGCTTTCCATCGATGCGGCGGAAAAAGTTTTCCGTACTGCTTTTGAGGCAGGCGTGAACTTTTTCGATCATGCCGATGTTTATGGCGGCGGGGATTCCGAAGACATTTTTGCCAGAGCAGTTGGTATGAACGATGACCTGCGCGAAAAAGTAATTCTTCAGTCCAAAGCAGGCATACGCGGAAATTCCTTCGATTTTTCCAAATCCCATATTTTAAACACAGTCGATGAAAGCCTGAAGCGTCTTCAGACAGACTATCTGGATGTACTGCTTCTTCACCGTCCCGATGCGCTCATGGAACCCGGGGAAGTAGCGGAAGCATTCGATAGTCTCCACGCCTCCGGTAAAGTACGTCATTTCGGTGTCAGCAACCAGCATCCAATGCAGATTGAGCTTTTAAAGCAGCACGTCAAGCAGGATCTTATTACCAATCAGCTGCAGTTTGGTCTGATGCACTCCCTCATGATAGATCAGGGATTGAATGTGAATATGAAAAATGATGCAGCGGTGATGCGGGAAGGCGGGCTGCTTGAATACAGTCAGTTGAACAACATGACCGTCCAGGCCTGGTCCCCGTTTCAGTATGGCATGATGGAAGGCGTTTTTATCGGCAATGATAAATTTCCTGAGGTGAACAAAAAACTCAGTGAATTGGCCGGGCGCTACCAAGTAACCGAATCAGCAATAGCGGCAGCCTGGATTCTTCGCCACCCCGCGCGTATTCAAACCATTGTCGGGACGATGAACCCAGAACGGCTGGCAGGCATCGCCGAAGCCTCTGAAATCACTTTGACACGTGAAGAATGGTATGACCTGTATCAGTCTGCCGGCAACGAACTCCCATAA
- a CDS encoding DUF3942 family protein yields MSFEDEFVTKAKEYLEEDKDANIMNEVNWEIAKYFNNLNKEIGEVKNDSFSSYGSKHRSYMTIDNREVLFETVTDDGNYHIQVTQSTDDKTNELDVIYVQEGRMYSQEKQQEFNMDIVRDHLKDTFGDILGL; encoded by the coding sequence ATGAGTTTCGAAGATGAGTTCGTAACTAAAGCAAAAGAATATTTAGAAGAAGATAAAGACGCAAATATTATGAACGAAGTAAACTGGGAAATTGCCAAATACTTTAATAATCTGAATAAAGAAATCGGCGAAGTGAAAAATGACTCGTTCAGCAGCTATGGTTCAAAGCACCGCAGCTATATGACCATTGATAACCGCGAAGTGCTTTTTGAAACTGTTACAGACGATGGAAATTATCATATTCAGGTAACACAGAGTACAGATGATAAAACCAATGAGCTGGATGTTATATATGTTCAGGAGGGGAGAATGTACAGCCAGGAAAAGCAGCAGGAATTTAATATGGATATTGTCCGGGACCATCTTAAAGATACCTTCGGCGATATACTGGGATTATAA
- a CDS encoding mechanosensitive ion channel family protein: protein MQAYADFWMEWQTRIVELPWIDIGVAVLIALLVFAFRKLFTKYIFRFILKMTHQSRSQLFTNVLVSFERPIRMFFAVFGIYLALLYLPIPWDSMTIINRLYGSILIILAAWGTYKLLNTSSMLFNPMIKRLEGKEDNMLVPFLSRVLRIIIVALAFTIILSSWGFNINGFVAGLGLGGLAFALAAQDMVANFIGGIIIVVERPFKRGDWIYTPTVEGIVEDISFRSTKVRTFADSIVIVPNNTLAHEAITNWSEMRKREINMTLGIEYQTPREQVLQLRERLEEMLNSREDIDKEMILVQFKEFNSSSLDLWVYCFTKTTAFLEWAEIKEELNLEIIRILQEEGVQFAYPTQSIYIEKSPEENYHMSDNN from the coding sequence ATGCAGGCATATGCAGACTTTTGGATGGAATGGCAGACACGTATTGTAGAGCTGCCCTGGATTGATATAGGCGTAGCTGTTTTGATTGCACTTCTCGTGTTTGCCTTTCGGAAGCTATTTACTAAATACATTTTCAGGTTCATTTTAAAAATGACTCACCAATCGAGATCACAGCTGTTCACCAATGTTTTGGTATCGTTTGAACGGCCGATTCGTATGTTTTTCGCCGTATTCGGTATATATTTGGCGCTTTTGTATCTGCCGATACCGTGGGATTCCATGACAATTATCAACCGCCTGTACGGCTCCATTTTAATCATACTTGCGGCTTGGGGGACATACAAGCTGCTGAACACGTCTTCGATGCTCTTCAACCCGATGATTAAAAGGCTCGAGGGCAAGGAAGACAATATGCTGGTTCCCTTTCTTTCCCGGGTGCTCCGGATTATTATCGTGGCGCTCGCGTTCACCATTATTCTCTCTTCCTGGGGCTTTAACATTAACGGCTTTGTGGCAGGGCTCGGCCTTGGAGGTCTGGCCTTTGCCCTCGCCGCTCAGGATATGGTGGCTAATTTTATCGGCGGCATAATTATTGTCGTGGAACGCCCGTTTAAGCGGGGGGACTGGATTTATACGCCGACGGTGGAAGGAATTGTGGAGGATATTTCGTTTCGGAGCACGAAGGTGCGTACCTTTGCTGACTCAATTGTCATCGTTCCAAACAATACACTTGCCCATGAGGCGATTACAAACTGGAGTGAAATGCGTAAGCGTGAAATTAACATGACGCTTGGCATTGAATATCAGACGCCGCGGGAGCAGGTGCTGCAGCTGCGGGAGCGTCTTGAGGAAATGCTGAACAGCCGGGAGGATATCGATAAAGAAATGATTCTTGTGCAGTTTAAAGAATTTAACAGCTCCTCGCTCGACCTGTGGGTTTACTGTTTTACGAAAACAACCGCATTTTTGGAATGGGCTGAAATAAAAGAAGAGCTGAATCTTGAAATCATTCGCATCCTTCAAGAGGAAGGCGTTCAGTTTGCCTACCCAACACAGTCTATTTATATTGAAAAATCACCTGAAGAAAATTATCACATGTCCGACAATAATTAA
- a CDS encoding HPr family phosphocarrier protein translates to MERVETFVLTRGLNASQVLSFVHELETFKVDVFFEKRRTSANGKSVLGMMSLFTSIRLGDKVELKVHGEDKEAVARVAAVYLGEAAEQKNSNGYWEDEAAEHVERAMAGCMAHWNPNVRNIARSYLKTTRS, encoded by the coding sequence ATGGAACGAGTGGAAACATTCGTGTTAACCCGTGGACTGAATGCCAGTCAAGTATTGTCGTTTGTGCATGAACTGGAAACATTTAAAGTAGATGTATTTTTTGAAAAGCGGAGAACCTCCGCAAACGGAAAAAGCGTACTCGGCATGATGTCTTTGTTTACAAGCATCAGACTTGGAGACAAGGTGGAACTCAAGGTACATGGTGAAGATAAAGAAGCGGTTGCCAGGGTGGCAGCTGTATATCTTGGAGAAGCAGCAGAGCAAAAGAATAGTAACGGCTATTGGGAAGACGAAGCAGCGGAGCATGTGGAACGCGCAATGGCTGGATGCATGGCTCACTGGAACCCCAATGTACGAAATATTGCACGCTCGTATCTGAAAACGACACGCAGTTAA
- a CDS encoding MFS transporter translates to MIDRHTGTFWRASIALGLASLLIFANMYYPQPLLPLFTGEFSVSEATASFVISLSLLILGVSFFFISAISDAKGRRKIIVYAMIWGTIATLLIPFAGSFWLLLLLRMIQAVGLAGIPIAAMSYIGEEFTPRAMTVAMGFYVSANSLGGMGGRVMSGVLADWFDWRTAYFFMAGASVVLAVLVILLLPASKNFSPKPLEWSDTWKNALFHLKDPVQRLAYVIGGLNFFVFIGTFNFITYRLDGDPFFVSTAVLGLLFLTYGAGTFSSSLAGELTQRFKQTDCMQVGILIMAGGLLLSLVPQLWVVIASLAVLSFGFFFAHSTSSSWVTKNAKKARASASGLYLTSYYLGGSLSSLYFGLLWPLAGWIGVIAGGLLLLIVTLTSVRRLMPVEAG, encoded by the coding sequence ATGATCGACCGGCACACCGGTACATTTTGGCGGGCCTCCATTGCTCTCGGACTTGCATCCCTGCTCATTTTTGCCAATATGTATTACCCGCAGCCGCTGCTTCCATTGTTTACCGGAGAATTCAGCGTCAGCGAAGCGACAGCGAGCTTTGTCATTTCACTTTCCCTGCTGATACTTGGAGTGAGCTTCTTTTTTATCAGCGCGATATCCGACGCGAAAGGAAGAAGAAAGATCATTGTGTACGCGATGATCTGGGGAACTATAGCAACGCTGCTCATTCCTTTTGCCGGCTCCTTCTGGCTGCTTTTGCTGCTTCGGATGATCCAGGCCGTCGGACTTGCCGGAATTCCCATTGCGGCTATGTCCTATATTGGAGAGGAATTCACCCCGCGTGCGATGACGGTAGCTATGGGCTTTTACGTAAGCGCGAACAGCCTCGGCGGCATGGGGGGAAGAGTGATGAGCGGCGTTCTTGCTGATTGGTTTGACTGGCGGACGGCTTATTTTTTCATGGCCGGGGCCAGCGTCGTGCTCGCCGTGCTCGTGATCCTGCTGCTTCCGGCTTCGAAAAACTTCAGTCCAAAGCCGCTGGAGTGGAGCGATACGTGGAAGAATGCTCTGTTTCATCTTAAAGATCCGGTGCAGCGGCTGGCTTACGTTATCGGCGGTTTGAATTTCTTTGTATTTATCGGGACATTCAACTTTATTACGTACCGCCTGGACGGAGACCCTTTTTTCGTCAGTACAGCAGTCCTGGGCCTGTTGTTTTTAACATACGGGGCGGGGACCTTCAGCTCGAGCCTTGCCGGGGAATTGACGCAGCGCTTTAAACAGACGGACTGTATGCAGGTCGGAATCCTCATTATGGCCGGCGGCCTGCTGCTGTCGCTTGTACCACAGCTGTGGGTGGTTATTGCCTCGCTTGCCGTGCTGAGTTTTGGCTTTTTCTTTGCGCATTCCACTTCCAGTTCCTGGGTAACAAAAAACGCCAAAAAAGCCCGGGCAAGCGCCTCCGGACTTTACTTGACGTCTTACTATCTGGGCGGGAGTCTCAGCAGTCTTTATTTTGGTCTCCTGTGGCCCCTGGCCGGCTGGATCGGCGTCATTGCCGGCGGCCTGCTCCTGTTAATAGTCACACTTACAAGCGTGCGCCGTCTTATGCCGGTGGAAGCCGGCTAG